One Benincasa hispida cultivar B227 chromosome 5, ASM972705v1, whole genome shotgun sequence genomic window carries:
- the LOC120078484 gene encoding ADP-ribosylation factor-like protein 8a, which yields MGLWEAFLNWLRSLFFKQEMELSLIGLQNAGKTSLVNVIATGGYSEDMIPTVGFNMKKVTKGNVTIKLWDLGGQPRFRSMWERYCRAVSAIVYVVDAADYENLSVSRSELHDLLSKPSLNGIPLLVLGNKIDKQGALSKQDLTERMGLKSITDREVCCFMISCKNSTNIDTVIDWLVKHSKSKN from the exons ATGGGTTTGTGGGAAGCTTTCCTCAATTGGCTTCGAAG CCTCTTTTTCAAGCAAGAGATGGAATTATCTCTGATTGGACTTCAGAATGCTGGAAAAACATCACTTGTGAATGTTATTGCA ACGGGTGGATACAGTGAAGACATGATCCCAACG GTAGGATTCAACATGAAGAAGGTGACAAAAGGAAATGTAACAATAAAGCTTTGGGATCTTGGAGGCCAACCAAGGTTCCGTAGTATGTGGGAAAGATATTGTCGTGCAGTTTCTGCAATTGT TTATGTTGTGGATGCTGCTGATTACGAGAACTTGTCTGTCTCGAGAAGTGAGCTTCATGACTTGTTGAGTAAGCCTTCACTTAATGGAATCCCATTGCTGGTATTGGGTAACAAGATTGACAAACAAGGAGCTCTGTCTAAGCAGGACCTCACAGAACGAAT GGGACTCAAGTCTATAACTGATAGAGAAGTCTGTTGCTTTATGATTTCCTGCAAGAACTCAACCAATATCGACACGGTTATTGATTGGCTCGTAAAGCATTCAAAGTCGAAAAACTAA